CCCTTGTCTCCACGCGGCACTGGTCCCTGCGGCTCAAAATAAGATCTGGGGTAAACAACTACAGTCGATGAATGCTAGATTGATTGGAAGTTCCCTCGGTTCCTTAGTTTGGGGCCAGGGTTGACATCGACGCCGGCGACAGGGGCAAATCAATGAGGCTATTCCCGAGGGTAGTGCGAGCCTCAATATGATGTATAGGGCAGTGACAAGTCTTAGACTCACCTCCATCAATTATAGTACGAGTCCCGTTCATGTCGTGCCTTCTTGCTATGCCGACTTGCATCATGCCTGGTTTCAATGGTGATGGAGCCAAGTATACCGATCAAGAAAAAAGACAAGACACTCGAGGGGTAGCGTGCAGCACTGGCTtctctaaataccttaaaataGGTACATTGATAAAACATAATGCTTTATATCTCTTGTGGCTGCCATTTCACTGTTTCTATTAAACCTTAATAGTTACCCTCAGGGAGGATACACAGATTGGTGCCCCTGCGCTGGCGTTTTTTCTTGACCTGCGTGTTGAGCCAAACAAAAGCTTTGTGGCAATATAGAGACTGGCCCTTATAGAATATGATTGTTGTCATCCAATCCCTGATATGATGCTGTGGCTTCTTGTCTGCGGCGTCCGCGGTATCCTTCCGGGGTGGGCAAGGACCAGGATCAAGCAGTGTCCGAAGTCGCTCTTCTCCTATTTAGACAACGAGGATGAGAACTAGCAGGATGGAGCCTATAGTTTGTATGTGGAGGGGTATATCAGCTAGGTTTGTGTGATACAGCTAGGCTCTCTGTCCGGGCCTGTTTCCGGCGAGGGTCTTGGAAGGTTCAGTCGGTATAACAGATTCAAGTCCAATACATGACCTTCTTAGAATACAAACTGCGTCTGAAAGAAGAGTATGAGCCCATCCTCAATAAGATGATGGTAATAAGTCAATGGAACTGCAGCATGTCTCAGCCAAACCTATCCTTCGTCTCCAAGACACCATTCAGGTATAGCCATTACCACCCCACGCCCGTTCAACAAGGGTCCAAAAGCCGTGGCCTCGGCTGAACCGCTCTTACACAGACATGGATGCTAACGAGTTTCCTCTTGAAGATAAGCGGGCCGTCGTGGCGTGACGACAGACGGACTGCACCCGTAGATCGGGAAGTGGTcttggccatctccaagGTTGCTCTTGTGCATCACTAGATGCGTTATAAAACATCGAGGTGTGGTTCTGCCTGGCTTGGCGGGTGGTCGAACTCGTGGGTCATGGCTGGGCCAGGGACATGTGGGAGTTGGCTATAACCAAGTCGCTGGGTTAATCCAATGATATATCTTTGTCCTTGACCGAGTGATCACTCTTCTTAAGATGGTAGAAGAACAGCGAACAGAGGCGAGACGACAGATCTCTAACAAGCATCCAAATCGACTGTTCGACAACAAAAACATGAGAAACTACGAGGGTCCAAGATGGGAATTCGCCTAATTACCTTCTTGGACTAGACAACTCCGGTTTGTCGTAACCGAGAGCGGAACCCATACAAAAAGTTGTTCCGCGACTCCGGTCCATCCTTATTAGTGCACCTATTTCGTCTCCAACGGACTTTGAGCGGACTTTTGATCTGATAAGTCAAGAACCAAAGGTGGCAATGACCTGGCTCCCTGCTATTGCCCAGAACAAGTTAAAGATCTGAGGCTCAGGACAGCTTGGGAAACCCGTGTGCGCGGTACCATCTCACAGCTGAACACACTATTATGACAGGGAAACCACCTGTTGGAGGACAAAGCGCTTATCTGATCCGAGACTGTGGTGCTGAACCATGCTAGTCCTCGACAGCCCCGTACCTGAGTGAAGGAATTTCTCTCCCAcctgaaaaaaaaaggacctGCCAAGAACGGTCTACCGTTGTAAGCTCATGTGTTCGTTCCCCCTCGGATCCCGTTTCGGGAGGTCTGGTCCGACGCCTCGGACCCCTGGTCGCCAAGGGCGCGCTAGACTTCGGATCAGATAACTTTAACACGAGGAGTGCAGACATGGTGTAAGTGGAGGGCGGAAGGCAGATGGTAAGTTGACGGGCAGTCTAGACCTTTAACTGACACGTTTGTCTGCAAGAGTTCTTGAGCGATTAATGATTACCATGAGTGACTCAACTAGCATAGGAAGCAGACGGGTTAAACCAGTCTCTGACCGGATTCTCGGCTTGTCTTTTCATGTCACCCACGATGTACGCACCTGAATGTATACCTCCCTAAGCTAGCCTCGCCCAGAGCGAGGGGCCACACCAGTTCAGTTCAACCCTGTCGTCCAAGTGGCGACACCCTCAGCACCCAGTTCGAGCTGAGTCTTCGCCAAGGGTCATCGGCAGACACGCCTCGGCCCATGGCGGGTGCGCATGTGGTTCAGGACGGGGGACCTTTGCCCTACCAACAAGGGTACCTGCGGAATTCAGCTCCGGAGATGCTGGTGGCTCGATGGCAAGATCGGACTGGGCTGGCCGATGGAGATGAGAGGAGGGGTTTATAACTGTCGCTTCAGCCTCTTGATCTCGAACCGTTTTTGTCTATCCGAGCTTCTTTATACCCAGTTTCTTTGTCAATAGTAACCGCTTGACCATCGCTTCTTTCTCGATACACCTAATTCATCTTCATCAGTCGTCAAGATGGTTCTGGCAGTGACCCCCGCGTTGATCCCGGACATCCCGGAGCTCTACGACATCTACTTCAAGGCCTTTGACAATGACGACATGGGCCGTCGGATGGTCGAGATCCTCTTCCCCCAGGGCATCACCCCCGAGTTCAAGAAGGCCCACGCCGCGGGAACGCTGGCATACTGGCACACTTCCAACACGCAGTTCACCTTCAAGTGTATCGACACCGAGACGGGCGAGATCCTCGGCATGGGTTTGGCCGATCTGGTCTTGAACCCTCccgagaagagagagaaccCTGGTGTGCAGTGGCTTGAGGGTAAGGAGCGTGAGAGGGCTGAGAAGATTCTCAACCCCCTTTGGGATGCTCGAGATGAGCTCATCGGCGGACAGAACCACATCTGTAAGTTGCTTGACCCTGTTCTGTCCTGACAAGGCTGCTGACACTCGACAGACGTCCATGTCATCGCCGTCGACCCTAAGCACCAAGGCCGCAAGGCCGGCGCCCTCCTCTGCCAGTACGGCATCGAGCAGGCCGAGCGCCTCCAGATCCCCATGTACTTCGAATCATCCCCCACGACGCTCGGCCTCTACAAAAAGGTGGGcttcgaggagctcaagaagcaggtGATTCACGCGGCCGAGGACCTGGGCACCCCCGAGGACGTGGTGGTGCCGCTATGCATCCGCAtgcccgccgccgccaacggCATGTCCTTTGAGGAGTGGCAGGCCAAGGGGTACCCCAAGTTCGAGACGAGGCCCATCGACACGAGTATCCTGGCAAAGGCTGCGAGCGCTGCTGCCGGCGGTACTGATTTGCTCGGTCTGCTTGAGAATTTGACCACGGCTTGTGGTGGAGAGAAGAACCTCATGGCTCTCGCTTCTATGGCTTCCACTATTGGTGTTGATAAGCTGCCTGGGCTTCTGTCACTCATGGGAATCTCATCTCCTGAgcccgcagcagcagcaccagctgcTCCCAAGGCGGAACCCGCGGTTGTCAAGCCCACAGAGACAACAGTCGAGACGACGGTCGAGGTGGCCCAGCCCTAGATTTCTTGGTAGTCAGTGCACGGATGATGGAGCAGGTTAGCAGTTTTACGAAATACCCCAAgcagagaaagaaaaaaggaaCAAGGATGTTGTATAGGTAGATGCTAGCGAGAGAGAACAAGGGGGGGTGCCCGACATCGGTTAGATGGCTTGTTAAGGTACCTGAAAGAAAAGTACGTACCGAACTTAATTTGCGTTATCAGATCATCAGATAAATTCGTCCCACATCGTGACTCTTGGCACACGCGACAAGAACCAAACAAGACCAGGCCCGTTAAGTAAAGAGTGTGAACCCTTGAAAGAATGTTCCGAGACATAATCCACgtgaaagaagaagaaaaaaaagccgCGGAAGGCGTGTGGGCTGCTGCGGAAGATTTGCGTGGGATTGAGTAGCATGACCACAAGGTACCTGATTGTTATACGTATTTCCCCTTCAGCTGAAAGAGGACGCAGAGGTACTCCGTAGCTGGACTAAACCCGAGCCGATGAATAAAATGCCTTGGGACGCAGCCAACATCCTACCCATGTTACCCTCTCACTTCTTGCATCCTTCACCTCTTTTGAAAGAGTCCAATTGAAGCTATTTTCTCTAGAGTACGACAATCACAATGCTGGACAAGCCCGTCCTCTTCAGCAAGGTCCTAGCCTACacctttgccttcttcttccgagaATGGCGTCGCGCCCTAGGAAGAACCACAGACGGCTGGGCCTCCAAAGTCTCTAGCAAAAAGCCCTCGGACACGCGGGACCGCAACATTGTCATCGTCGGCGCCAGCTTTGCCGGATACC
This region of Fusarium falciforme chromosome 5, complete sequence genomic DNA includes:
- a CDS encoding N-acetyltransferase domain-containing protein, whose translation is MVLAVTPALIPDIPELYDIYFKAFDNDDMGRRMVEILFPQGITPEFKKAHAAGTLAYWHTSNTQFTFKCIDTETGEILGMGLADLVLNPPEKRENPGVQWLEGKERERAEKILNPLWDARDELIGGQNHIYVHVIAVDPKHQGRKAGALLCQYGIEQAERLQIPMYFESSPTTLGLYKKVGFEELKKQVIHAAEDLGTPEDVVVPLCIRMPAAANGMSFEEWQAKGYPKFETRPIDTSILAKAASAAAGGTDLLGLLENLTTACGGEKNLMALASMASTIGVDKLPGLLSLMGISSPEPAAAAPAAPKAEPAVVKPTETTVETTVEVAQP